A single genomic interval of Helianthus annuus cultivar XRQ/B chromosome 13, HanXRQr2.0-SUNRISE, whole genome shotgun sequence harbors:
- the LOC110901039 gene encoding uncharacterized protein LOC110901039: MTDTSNVDDAEIARQEAFNNKMIEAAEKVMNANLPKLTQEVESRVLGVVDEMMTSKIEELKEMIEGSRTKSKERRCTYKDFMACNPFSYNGEVDPVKCQRWIANIEAVFVRSRCEKEDQVMFATGQLQQQAKDWWDTQSKEIGEVRLQTLTWQEFKELFLKYHCPQSAIDRIQDEFLHLRQQNESIDEITNIFSDKLKFCDDFVKSERMKINRYYGMLKAEYREFITPSKCETLNELINLARDREIELKRQVERGEKRVAEKPSTTNPSKKPKQHDTRTKGGSKGSIPPCKTCGKLHTGECLMGKKGCYNCGQEGHPYFKCPSPVRTCFNCFTPGHVKAECPKLKQQGQKDEKKNENQKARGRMFQITTEEAKVSPNVVSGLKEEGASSGSQTKAQDRGKAPV; encoded by the exons ATGACGGACACAAGTAATGTAGATGATGCTGAAATAGCCCGTCAAGAGGCATTCAATAATAAGATGATAGAGGCGGCAGAAAAAGTGATGAATGCCAACCTTCCCAAGTTAACTCAAGAAGTCGAGAGCCGAGTCTTGGGGGTTGTTGATGAGATGATGACTAGCAAGATTGAGGAGCTAAAAGAAATGATTGAAGGGTCCAGGACTAAAAGTAAGGAACGAAGGTGTACATATAAGGATTTTATGGCATGTAATCCCTTCTCATATAATGGGGAGGTGGATCCGGTAAAGTGTCAAAGATGGATAGCAAACATTGAAGCCGTATTTGTACGTAGTCGATGTGAGAAAGAAGATCAAGTAATGTTTGCTACGGGTCAGCTTCAGCAACAAgccaaagattggtgggatacCCAAAGTAAAGAGATAGGGGAAGTGAGACTCCAAACCTTAACATGGCAAGAATTCAAAGAGTTGTTCCTAAAATATCATTGCCCGCAATCGGCAATTGATAGAATACAAGATGAGTTCTTGCATCTTCGCCAACAGAATGAGTCCATTGATGAAATTACCAACATATTCTCCGATAAGTTAAAGTTCTGTGATGATTTCGTCAAGTCAGAAAGGATGAAGATAAACCGGTATTATGGAATGTTGAAGGCCGAGTATAGGGAGTTCATTACCCCTTCGAAGTGTGAAACTTTAAATGAACTTATCAATTTAGCCCGGGATAGGGAGATAGAACTGAAGCGACAAGTGGAAAGAGGAGAGAAAAGAGTTGCTGAAAAGCCATCAACTACGAATCCATCCAAGAAGCCTAAGCAGCACGACACTAGAACTAAAGGAGGATCTAAAGGTAGTATTCCCCCATGCAAAACTTGTGGAAAGCTTCACACTGGAGAATGTTTAATGGGAAAGAAGGGGTGTTACAACTGTGGTCAGGAGGGACATCCTTATTTTAAGTGCCCTAGTCCTGTGAGGACGTGTTTCAATTGCTTCACTCCTGGTCATGTAAAAGCTGAGTGTCCAAAGCTTAAACAACAAGGGCAGAaagatgaaaagaagaatgaaaatCAGAAGGCTCGGGGAAGAATGTTTCAGATTACTACCGAGGAAGCCAAGGTTTCACCGAATGTCGTGTCAG GATTGAAAGAAGAAGGAGCTAGTTCCGGTTCACAAACAAAGGCTCAAGATCGAG GTAAAGCACCCGTATGA
- the LOC110898153 gene encoding S-norcoclaurine synthase 2, with the protein MFGTLSEEAEVKVPASKAWALYGTLEIGKLVVGKVLEAVDLIEGDGGPGTILKLTLKPGLGFPYYKEKFTKVDNENMIKETEVVEGGFLDVGFTLYRIRFEIKENPNDDTGSSCLQKLTIEYDVKEEFAANASFVTNEPLLGLLKVANEYLLKSN; encoded by the exons ATGTTCGGAACATTATCGGAAGAGGCAGAAGTGAAGGTGCCCGCAAGCAAAGCTTGGGCTCTCTACGGCACTCTTGAGATAGGAAAGCTCGTCGTCGGGAAAGTCCTTGAAGCGGTCGATTTGATTGAAGGCGATGGTGGGCCCGGTACCATTCTCAAGCTCACCTTAAAGCCCG GGTTAGGTTTCCCATATTACAAAGAGAAGTTTACAAAGGTTGATAATGAGAACATGATCAAAGAAACTGAAGTAGTGGAAGGGGGGTTTCTTGATGTTGGATTTACCTTATATAGGATAAGGTTCGAGATCAAAGAGAATCCAAATGATGATACGGGCTCATCTTGTCTTCAGAAACTAACAATCGAGTACGATGTTAAGGAAGAGTTTGCGGCTAATGCTTCTTTTGTCACCAATGAGCCTCTACTTGGGCTTTTAAAAGTTGCAAACGAGTATCTTTTGAAATCTAATTAA
- the LOC110898152 gene encoding uncharacterized protein LOC110898152, with amino-acid sequence MDFEDEEWVNVPYDGLLEVHEDGDEKIFSRKYVKSPTRYYKPNYFYTPKTYQDYVEDERIYEKQLDHEEEVKEIIKLPILIEDKETSHEFERGPGSNQDPIFHVFLKKENQFVEMKMGSPRLSSQESDMSRVEMAPFQHDDKHDDHEVNCSSPSKMIKKEVVAWKESNQRVNFWKWGLSGIGVFCCVGMTAATICIIICGNGRRHKQQNQKLRIQIYPENKRIKQVVQKANEAMSAVRGVPLVKAQITYGGHYESI; translated from the exons ATGGATTTTGAAGATGAAGAGTGGGTGAATGTTCCTTATGATGGACTACTTGAAGTCCATGAAGATGGGGATGAGAAAATATTCTCaagaaaatatgtcaaaagtccCACAAGATATTACAAACCGAATTACTTCTATACTCCAAAGACGTATCAAGATTACGTCGAAGATGAACGAATATATGAAAAGCAATTGGATCATGAAGAAGAAGTCAAAGAAatcatcaaactcccaattttgATCGAGGATAAGGAAACTTCACATGAGTTTGAGCGTGGGCCAGGCTCAAATCAAGATCCGATCTTTCATGTTTTCTTAAAAAAAGAAAACCAATTTGTCGAAATGAAAATGGGTTCTCCGAGATTGAGTTCTCAAGAGTCTGATATGTCACGTGTTGAAATGGCTCCATTTCAACACGATGATAAACATGATGATCATGAGGTGAATTGTTCATCAccatcaaagatgatcaagaaaGAAGTGGTTGCTTGGAAAGAAAGTAACCAAAGAGTGAATTTTTGGAAGTGGGGTTTAAGTGGGATTGGTGTTTTTTGTTGTGTTGGCATGACTGCTGCCACCATTTGTATCATCATATGTGGAAATGGTAGAAGGCACAAACAACAAAACCAAAAGCTTAGGATTCAGATCTACCCAGAAAACAAG AGGATAAAGCAAGTGGTGCAAAAAGCAAATGAAGCAATGTCAGCAGTGAGAGGAGTTCCTTTGGTCAAGGCTCAAATCACGTATGGTGGACACTATGAAAGTATCTAG